Genomic DNA from Blattabacterium cuenoti:
ATAACTGGAGAAGCAAAAGTATTATCCACTATTATTAATATATTTGGATTTAATTTATTAGATATTTTACATATTTCTTTTATATCAGATATTTTTAATGTAGGATTAGTTGGCGTTTCTATCCATATTAATTTAGTTTTATTAGAAATATGGTGTAATATATTTTTTGTATTAGTCATATCTATATATTGAGTATTAATTCCCAATTTTTTATATAGATTTAATAATCTAAAAGTTCCTCCATATATATCATTAACAGCTAAAATCTCATCTTTATATTTCAATAATTTTAAAATAGCATCAATAGATGCTAATCCAGAAGAAAAAGCTATACTATCATATCCATATTCTAATTTTGTAATGAATTTTTCCAGAGTTCTTCTTGTAGGATTATTAGTTCTTGTATAGTCAAATCCTTTGTTAATACCAGGAGCTTCTTGTACATATGTTGATGTTTGATATATAGGAGTAGATATTGCTCCTGTAAGAGGATCTGATAAAATGTTTTGAATAATTTTTGTTTCTTCCTTCATCATTTATACATTAAAAAACGTAATACAGTAATTATACAAATGTACTCTTTCAATTTAAAAAATGGAAATACATTTTTTATATAAAATGATTTTATTTGTTTTTAAAAAAAAACATAAATTTGTTTTTCATTTATAAAATATTAATCTATTTTCTAAATATTAACAATGATATCAAAATTTATTAGATTATTTTTCATTTTTTTTATTTCTTTTTTATTTTTATATGGTTTATATGGAAATAATAATAACAATATTAATAAAAAAAATAAATTGGATGTATCGAATATAATATTTGATCATATAAGTGATTCACATGAATGGACATTTATAGAAAATAGTGATAAAAAAATATCTATTCCATTACCAATTATTATTTGGAACAATGGATTTGATATTTTTTTATCTTCTAAATTATATAATGGAAAACTGTTTAATGGTAAACATGGTTATTATAAAATGTTTCATGAAATTATATATGAAACTGATAAATCAGGAAATTTAATATTTAAAAACAATAAACTAAATAATAGAAAACCAATAGATATATCTATTACAAAAAATGTAATTTCTATTATAATAGCATTTTTAATCATAATTTATTCTTTCATTCGTATGAAAAAAGAATACGATAATATTGATTTAAGATCAAGTAAAAATGTTACAATAAAATGGAAAATAGGGATATTAATAGAATATATAATTATATTCATTAGAGAAGAAATTGCTATTTCTTATATAGGAAAAAAAATGTTTAATAAATACATAAATTTTTTACTATCATCGTTTTTTTTTATATTGGTTAACAATTTGATGGGAATTATTCCAATATTTCCAAATGTAACAGGAAATATAAATGTTACATTTGTTTTATCCACTATAACATTTATTATGATGATGTTATATAGTAAAAAAAGTTACTGG
This window encodes:
- the atpB gene encoding F0F1 ATP synthase subunit A; the encoded protein is MISKFIRLFFIFFISFLFLYGLYGNNNNNINKKNKLDVSNIIFDHISDSHEWTFIENSDKKISIPLPIIIWNNGFDIFLSSKLYNGKLFNGKHGYYKMFHEIIYETDKSGNLIFKNNKLNNRKPIDISITKNVISIIIAFLIIIYSFIRMKKEYDNIDLRSSKNVTIKWKIGILIEYIIIFIREEIAISYIGKKMFNKYINFLLSSFFFILVNNLMGIIPIFPNVTGNINVTFVLSTITFIMMMLYSKKSYWKHILWMPNVPIGIKFILAPIEFIGVFIRPITLGIRLFANIMAGHIIILSFICLIFIFKNIFIIGFSLFFGFFISLLEIMVSFLQSFIFTTLSALIIGMSIKNYEKN